CTGTAGTATTCCTCAGCCTTAGCAATGTAACCCACAGAGCTGGAGCGCCGCGGCAGAGCCCCCTCCCAACTGGGCTCGCTCTCATCCGGACGGGACATATGCAACCAGCGAGGCAGTTTCTCTAGGAAGAACTGGGAAAAGAAAGTATATCAGAATCCAGATCTTACAGATAATAAAGGTCTATATGGGCTAGATATTCATCCATATAAAAATGTATCCATGCTTTGTGAGGCACTGTATTTAAAGCCATAATTAAATGGCTCCCATTCTGAATATTAGATGTCCTGATTTGGTCCAGGCATTTTAAATAGATTACGTATTAGCATTTAAAGCCTGATCCAGTTTTGAGTTAGTTTTGCTGTAGCAGGACACCCTCTTCTTCATCTTCTAAGTGCCAATATTAGCTGAAGCATTTTGGCTGTTCATAGCAGCTTATATcagttcatcattttttttacagacaccATTGCCTTACCCTCTTATCCCCTATAACCATTGTTATGTAGAGTAGAAAACCTCCTCCTAAGGACTGTGACAATACTTTAAGGTTTTGAAATTTGccaataaacaatacagtaacactgctttattaccaggctactagcagtGGTATGTAGGGGACCCTACGGTGGATGATGTGAGATCAGAGGAGCACTGAAGTTCAGCAATCTAGCTGCTGGTTaattttagggcattgtatgtcttcagaaagggggcatgTGGTGCTGCAATTAAACATTATTCTCCATTCCTTAATTATTTCTCTGtgtggggagctgaaattagcttttattatattttatttctctgttccaccttaaagccTGCAatctctgccatctgttgcaccatttaaggtggaccgggaAAGCTAACTAGCTACTAAGACAAATTACTAGTGATTcattaatgcttgttatgaagaaaatggccaaagTATGATAATGTTGTGGTTTTCATTATTTGTTGGAAAATACTGAAATTTGTGGTTTTCTTTGGTCGTTTGTGTCACCACTTTGCCAGTGATTGTTATagtcctctgttttgagtgtatatgtatgtagtgggatagggctaagtggtagggccaaggggtgaaaagGGATTGGgccttggactacacagcattttaaatatttaaatttagattttccattgaaagaaaaCTATAGTCTACAACTATTCATGTCTTAATCCAGGAAACTGAAACTCCCAAGTTTTAAAGAGTCATTAAAATTGCTATTAAActaaatctgtttaaatctgtttaaaatgtaTCATTCTCTTCAATGATTGTACTATCATGTTAACTTGCAATAAGTGTTTCAAGTTAATCAGCAGCACATCTTAAAAgttgttatataattatataattatttatataaaaaaacacaaagattgGATCAGGTCAGATCACAGTGTCAGCCAGCAAACAGTATTAGGATACTCAGATCAGATTGGGGGGGCAAAAGAACTTGAGAGGGACCTGCCTAGATTACAACTGATAATAATATACAGCAAATTATGCTCTTTATTAGAACATTGGCCTGGTTGTattaaaatattgaattaaatGAAACTTAAATTTACTAATTGATGATATGATTATGATAATATCATAaagtaacaataaaataatttcaattttttcaaagatatttCTTGTACTTTGTGGCTATAACAAGGCAGTTCATTCAAGGTTGTTTGACCATATGCTACAGACAGGAATTAAATAGGGATTAAATTGAAAATGCTGAAAATAGGCACAgggattaaaatgaacatttctataAATAGGGCTGGGGATTAAAATAAGAATTTGTTTGGCACATTTGCTTGTCTGTTTCTTATGTCTCGTGTGCTACAGTCTCTGTTTATTGCACTTTACACTGTTGTGAAGTCCTCCATCTTCAAAATCCAGACTGTTCAGTCTATGATCAGCTGAATGTCTAGACTAAATCAAACCATAACAAAACACtgactgttttaaaataaacggAACAAGACTACTTTAGCGCAGCAAAGACTCTAATCTCATTTTAAGTTCACTTACATCCTTGGTCCACTGAGTCATGACATGGGTGCTGGGGGTCCGGAAGTGGAGATTCAGCACGATCACACAGTTCAGCACCACCACAGTGACCAGGACCATGATAAACATAAGATACCTGCAAGATTTAAATGCAGTCATCATCCACTGTTTGACCaatatttaaacactgtttaacaaAATTCTGTTTAGACATTTGTCGATTTACTCACTTGACAATTAAGGGAACTGCCATGGAGGTCTCTGGTAAACGTTGTGAGATCAGCAGCAAGAACACAGACTGGGCCAAAAGCACAGAGATGGACAGGGTCATTTTCTCACCGCCTGGATGGAATTAGAAAACAAACACATCAGAACAAGCACAGAAACTTGAGATAATATTGCACCTAAGTGTAAAATATGGAGAATTCATATTCTGGTACAAGTGTAGTTTATCACTGTGTACACTCAGAGTGTTACGGTTGGAGTAGGTGTttgatccaagtgcagagcagatagggagatttatataaatatatattattaaataaaattatttcctTATATTGATAAAGTCTTGTTATTTATTAGTCTGTTGTATTAATGTTTTTGAAATAATAATGTTACAAGTAATGTGCTTAAGCAACTGTTTCTTGAGCAGGCTGGAGAATGGGTGGCAAAAACAACCTCATGAGAGATGTTAAAagaaaggcgggaaacagaacaaaggaaatgccacaaaactGGCTGAGCACAGCTCAGTCCtctctttttgctttcttttgtgGCTTTTTTTCagatcttttttcttcttttgagaTCTCACAATGTCTAAAATACCATGGAAAATATAATGTTATGATGCATTGATTTCTGGTCATTTATTTAACATTGATAGCTTTTGCATTGTGATTTTCTACACAATATATTGTACCTAAACAATTGTCTACAAATGCTGGCCAAGCCATCTATTGGTCAGATTCAATAGTGCATATCTGCCTAAATTCAGTCTTTGTTGAATGTTGTAGTAGAAAGCATGTAGTACAGAAAACATGTAGTATTTATCGGCCAATGCAAAATAAATTTGCCACTGACTAAATAGACTTtaaatcacatgtgtcaaacacaaggcccgcgggccaaatgtggcccgccacgtctttttatgtggcccgcgagagcttgtaagatcttagtgtctataataaataagtcagaagcgttctttgaccaaaaaatacatttcccacaatgcttgtcgattgtattacccgcaaagttacggcttactgccactacacggcagtgtagtcattgatgtggaaaccctgccggagggaaggtgtaacttcgcgggtggaattgagacatgtttatcccataatatccagaaaaagagaagttgatgcagacggacggctgtgcttcaaggcgaaagaccggtatgccttttgtgttacgaagagtgttactgaccaaaataaacgctttttaggagagatataagttctgtgtaaacatttataagacaatagctgataaaatctgttttaatgacgttaataaacatcactgtgacagcgctagtcgcagtttcaccgcagcaaagtacgaggacgtgaatcacttatctaaccagcctttactgatttctgccctcaataaccctttcaataacctccaatagcctttaatagtcttcagtagccttcaacagtctaaccttgcagccgtggtgtgtccactaaactccgtagttataaacatcctgaggttagcagcgcgctaactgacctgtttataatgtaatcccagcagtgactcatgctctaaacggctgctgttagctgattgggctgaaagatgaactgtagagagctgtattattcggttacaaaaatctttatttcatacacagaagaacttaaaaattgtaaaaacgctccagactggctgagctgagccctgtagcccgtggctgggctgtagctctgactcagtaaagactgcggacttgtggtgctgctgccgcagctcccactagtggttggatgaggaactgctaaatctgaggaaatgctatgttcttaacagctcacaatttttgattttatatttattaagccttatttcagttaataatttcaaagttaatataacttgatgtcatttctattcacttgaatagtttggttcttgattgatggagtttttggatttcatgacatgacaaattaaaaggatttatgttaatagagcaacaagcaaacattttttccatgcaactgtaatatttgattgaataaataatatattgagagttatttaacattaaggagtaattacattcatttacatatattacatttggttacattttattacatttataagttacatctggccctcggaggacagccaatatgccaatgtggccctcggccaaaatgagtttgacacccctgctttaaataaTTAAACCAATAGGTTTCAAATCCAATCATCAGGTCACTGGTAAGGTATTTTTTATGTCTAATCATACAcattgtgtccaaatgtttgtgagcaattagatattttaagttgcacccattgctgacacagatgtaatAACAGTAAGAAGACAGGCCAATTGCACTGTCCAGAGAACTTTTTGGCACCATGACTAATGCTAGACATGGGCTAAAGGTGTACATAATGGATCATTTTGTTATGATATTAACACTGTTGTCACTCTCTCAgtgcaatcaaatgctcacagTAATGTTACAAACACTTAagaataggggtgggaatcgtttactatctcacgattcgattcgattccgattttgggggccacgattcgattcaaaatcgatttttgattcaaaacgatttgaattataaaaatttctgcttctggcttatgaatcttattgaaaaaaaaccctccataatatacactggtcctggagcaggtaatgtgttacaaaaacaataaaatgtgcaggaatgtgggtcctcagtgacagaggaatcactgggatatcacaatgacgttaatgaacaataaataaataataaataacactgctttattaccaagctactagcggtggtgtgtaggtgacgctgctgggctgatgtgatgatagcagtggagcgctaaagttcaggagcagctgctgattaactagttaatttaaggtcgttgtatttcttcagaaagggggcaggaggtggagaaattaattcatatggtccattccttaattcctctgtgatgaggagctgaaattagctctgattagcttattgtatttttccgttccgccttaaatgctgcagcccgctgccacctgtagcgttatttaaggtggaactggaaagttagctagttagctagctaacagttactgaaactaactactagcgatcttttttatgcttgttatgaagcattctgccataaaacattgaaactacacgttaatctaatgtaatatagtgcttgttctgccatcttaccggtgattctcaaacacctacgctctgtgtgtgtctggaagatctccgtttgaaaggacaagcgctatccccagggttgccaggtccaacaaaaatacccagcccaaaatcagtctaaaacccgcgactcagaatcgattttgggacattttaaatcgattctgaatcgtagtaaatgagaatcaagattcttatgtgaatcgattttttggcacacctctacttaAGAAGGCCTTTGttggatagtagagacagttaatcCAACCAAACAGGATAAAAATTCTTGAAATGCACAACACTGAACATAACATCAATAAGAAAAGCTCTTAGGACATCTCTAATTCTGACTTCTGATTGTCTGCTTCTTATGGTCTTGATCACCTCACCTCAATGGTCTGATTGAAGATGACACTTACTGTCAGCAGGCAGGTAATAGACCAGAGAGGCCATGAAGGAAATGAGCACACAGGGGATGATGATGTTGACGATGTAGAACAGAGGCTTGCGCTTGATGATGAGGTAGAAGGTGATGTCCTGATGCTTGTTGCTGTCCATAGGGATGCTCTTATAGGTGTTCCTTCTGGCAGGTCTGTGAATGATCTCCCACTCTCCGTTTTCTGAGTAGAGGAAATAGAAAGATCAGTCAGAATGTTTACAGATCTTTCCCACCATGGACACCACCTGTTTCAAAGACTCCCGCCTGTGCACTTAAGAAAAGACTCCAGAAGGTCCTTGGTGCCTAATAACCAGCCCTGAATAGAACTCCTAGTGTTTAAAAAGTCAAAGCTTTATTTATATAAGaaaatttacacaaccaattccaaaaatgttgggactcagggacccatattttattcacaacagaacacagaaatgagacattttactatttaacaaaaacattaatataGAACATGATTGCAACTCAAAAAAACTGTGACAGTGCAACGAAGGCCTTCAAAATGTCAACTGCCAGTGGCATTACAATAAAAAGAGGAAGCAATTGGGAAGCAAAGGTTGCCAACTTTCTGCAAAGTCTGGACAGTCAATCGCAACAGATCTCCAAACATCCTGTGGTCTTCAGATTAGTGCAAGAACAGTAGAGTATaaaagcttcatggaatgggtttccatggctaaGCAGCTCTATCCAAGCCTTACTTGCAATGCCAAATGCGGTGCAGGTGAGAGGATTCTATTAGCAATATATTGAATGTGTAAATCCAACCAATTAAAATTCCTTATGAATGTACAATGCTAGTAATTCTTACCTGTAAATCCTTCAGGGTCAATGATGATCCATTCCACCTTGTAGTTCTTTCCtggttcttcctcttcttctttcaaATGTAAGCTAATCTCCTTAGCATTGTAAGTTAAAGAGCTGGTGCATAGTGAAATAAAAAGGGattgtatataatattaaatcaatgtacactgacataccaaactCTCATtatgtcccatagaagctaaagaatgcaggACAGACCTGCAGTtttacaatcattaccacacactgtgctgtctactgtgagtggtaataccttctgtgattttttttttgggggggtacaCAAGTAAAATTGTAGGCTGGGTAATGGTCCCATTCATATGGCATTACtgaaactcccataattcacaccTCATTTCTATGAGAATGCTTGGTTGTCACTGTTCAGCCTCAACcacaagataagacctcacaacttatacagacaGGGGTGTTTCCAATGATTAGTTTGCATAATGCTATCCCATCAGTTTTAACATGTCAAGCTATATCAATATGTGAATTATTGCATCATTTTCTGATGAACACAGACGTGTCTCACCTGAACTTCAGGGTGCAGTTCTGCCAGTCGAAAGGGAAGTAGTGGACATTGATGGAGCAAGAGCTGCGGAAGATAGCTGGAGGCAACCAGTACACAAATCCACTGGGATACACCAACACGTTACAGTAGTAGGCCACCTGGAACTGAGCATCATTGCTAATGAAGAGAATCAGAAAAGAAGACTGATCAGTATTACAAATACTGTTACACTATGCGCTGTAGAGTCAAGCAGAAGAATATGGATATAAAAGTGATATCTCACTTATTCTCCAAAACTATCTCTGGAAGCCACACCATACTAGGTGGGAGGCGGAGGACGTCAATATCATCAAACTCTGAGGAATTCCATTCAAGCCTGTAGTCAGTCCAGCCCTAATAGGAAttgagaaatgtaaaaaaaaaaaagttacgtAAGATCTTGATTTACACATTCTTTATAGATTAAACTTTGTGGTTCTGAATGGGACCCTCAAGCCACAACATCCTTCTACTCTTTCAGCATATCCTCagagtttcttttttgtttgttttatcattaaataaaataaaaaaagcgtattaaaatactcaaaattCGTGGGCCAGCTTTCTGTACAGTGGTTAAACCTAGTTAtaaactatattttccttttaatgaaaaatctctattcaaaatgctcTGCAGCCCAAAAATTGGGCATTGGACAGAACTGATTTCTAATTTGTACACCTtgttttttgagtgtaacccttacCCTTTGAACAAGAGGAACaatagtaacctagctgctggaaGTTTTAGGGCAGcttatgtctttagaaagggtgcaggtggtgcagcaattaaatgctgcagcttttgctgtttgttgcaccatttaaggtggaactggaaagttaccTAGcgatttttttatgcttgttataaggGGAAAATGGCCACAAAAcgttgaaactacacattaaactattgtAACATAGTGGTTATCTTCATTTTTAACAAGGTAAATACTctgatttatgggtttctttggtcgcttgtgccacTGGCTTATGCCAGTGATTCTCAGAGCCCTCTTTTTTTTAAGGGTGCCTctaaaaaatctacattttaagGGCCACATATCTCTAACACTTCCGCggcctacccctccagcctaacaggaatcgggacaccctaccTCTAGATGTGCACacgcaaaacaaaacaaatctcaGTCTTAGTCTCAGTTTCATTGCAAACCTGCAGGAACAAACATTTCTGCTTACTTTGTTTGAAAACATCAAATCTAATCCGGTTACAAAAGAGTATTTTAATGTGTACATGAAAACTTCACTAATATACAGCAGTCAAAACAGTGGTCTTGTTTTAAAAAGATGAAAGTGCTTCTATGTGATATGCACATTTTTAAGTGTGTGAATCCTTTACTCACATGGTCCATCCACACATTGGTCAGTAGTGTCTCATCAACTTCATTCTGTCATAGAGAAATCAATCACACAAACTaaaacttaaaatgctaatagcATTAATGATAAAAAGGGTCTGTTGAATTTGGGGTGGGGGGTAAAAAACAAATTGTGGCGTATGTTATAAACACTCACTAGAGAGATGAGGTTGGAGAGGGTCAGTGCCAGATAAATGGTCACGGTCTCATCTTTGTTCTGCACCGGTCGCAGCTCTTTGTTGTAGCCGCGCTCTTTAAACAGGTGGTTGATCAGACGCTCCTCCTCATTCCTGCCTCTACATCCTGTAAAtagcatgcacacacatacacacacacacacacacacacagtacagtaaaTGAGAAGTACTTATGTTTACATTTGCTATAAGTGCTTGAACAGAAAGTTgcataaatatgttaaataatatctaatactactactactactaataataataataataaataatataaaacatttacatacacacacgtacagaTGTGTAGAACAGTCTACACCCAGATTAAAAAGAAAGAATCTGCTGCTGTGCAATAATAACTCAAGTCAAAGTTAAATCTTTTTGATCAGAAATAGTTTGGTAGGAAGAATGCCATTGTTCTCATTTTAATGAATATTACAGGTTAACTGTAGAGTTAAGTTAGAAGAAAACAATTCAAAACGTTTCaaatatactaaaaatatatatatatatttttttactttatgaatttatgaatatgaacttgttttctttgcattatttgaggtctgaaagctctgcatcttttttgttatttcagccatttctcattttctggaaataaatgctctaaatgacaatatatttatttaggatttgggagacatgttgtctgtagtttatagaataaaaacaataatgttaattttactcaaacataaacctacaaatagcaagaTCAAAGAAACTTTcctaattatttccagagctgtatatatatatgttaatttaatatatatatttattaatttaatgactGTATCTAAATGATAATACCAGAATTTCATTAAATACTAATGTATATTAATTTTTctcactcaagtaaaagtattattatttgaaattatctgcttttttttatctgattttttaCTTTAGATTTACTTTCCTGCTTTTTCCTTAGTTTTCcttcaaacatttatttatttctgtttaattttattcaGTTCTGATCCTGAGTCCTAATAATTTGTGGTTTAATGAGCTGTGATTGTAATTCATGACCTGATGGTCAGTATAATCAGCAGTAAATGAACTACCTCTGTGTTTCCTGAGCTTCTGCCTTCTGATCAGATCTTAATGAGCAGCAACATCTATTTAAATTTACTCAGAGAACCGTGGTCAGTATATATTTGACCTGAATGCTGAATAACTGCTGGAGGAATTCAAACTACAGTTTACTTAACTAAATTAGCTGTTCAACCATATTTAAGCTCAGCTTGTTGCTCAGCTTTAGCTGGAGGGGAATGATTTATTAAGCATGGAAAAGAGAATACAGGGTCTGTAGCTCTGTTAGTAATGGGGTTGTGCGGGTGATCAGTGTCCAATCAGATTACAGTCCACTCCTTCTGAAACTCAGGGCAGCTGAAACTcctagaaatataatataaatggtTCTACTCATAGATGCATTGTTCTAGAGGGaagataatgtttaaaatgtttacacgtaatgtaaatgtacaaatgtagtaTGTAAAgtcacaattaaatccttctctgtccTACAAAAACATATTAAGTCTGAATTGTTTACAGTAGTGGTGATTAGATTTAGACATTTGATGAAGTTCATtccattggtttaaaaaaaaaacgtctttttattttttttattttaataataccaCACTCATGGTGGAAAAATGAGTACTAGTACTGAATAAAGggcacattttatttaaaaaaaaattgaaaacctataaAAAACTAGATTGGGGTTCCTTTACCAGGTCTGTCcagataataaataattaccttagAATATAATAAATATCCTGCAGTTTAAGTGTTTTAAACAATCTATTAGTTCTTTAGTTGATTTAAAAGTGGTTAATTCAtggtaatgtaaaatatatacagtaaccagtcaaaagtttggtcacacattctcattaatatttgatctttatttgcattatttaacatATTGCATATTACTTTTAAAGACTTATAAAAAGGTAGCAGACAAAAAAAGCTTTGGGACGagttggagcacagagtgaaggaaaagcagttaacaaaaGATAAGCACCTCTAGAACTCTTTTAAGACAACTGGAGAACCTTTCTGTAATGGTTCTACCTTATTAAGCTGATTGAGAGAAGTTGATATCAAAGCAAAAGACAAaaggctactttgaagaatctcaaatataaaacatatttggcttgtttaacactttttatttactttataattGCATATATGTTCCTTCATCGTCTTcaacattaatctacaatgtagaacataataaaaataaagacgaAAACTTTAAACGTGAAGGggtgcatccaaacttttgactagtagtgTTCATATCTTTagtacattttttgtatttttggtatCTTTTCAAGaatacagtgaatgtgtggtaggATCTCTGTAAACAACATTAGAACTTGCACTATTGCAGGTTTTTTTTTCCATGCTAAACCACAGCTACAGAAGTAAACCCCAAACTAGAAAACTGGAAGAAGTGTAATAGAGCAGGAGCACACATTGTGTTAAGAAAAAGTAGTAATTTAGGCCCTAAACAAACCCCATATGTGTGAAAATGGTTCTTTTAAAAGcaatctacaaaaaaaataaccaaaacagaaaacaaaactggTTATTCTATGGCACTGCTTCAAGAAATCTTTTGGACATTTTTGGAAACCATAGTTTTTAAGAGTGAGGAGACTCTGTGTCaggattaattaaaataaaaaacagaaataagtcAGTGCAGGTAAAATACAGAGACTGGAAAAGCCATTGTGTATCATGGTCTGCCATGTTGTCATGTTGGATCAGGCCTAGAATCTTAGAGAAACCTGAGAGAACAGTAGTGAAATAGAACAGCTCAACAgatacagtagagtacagtagagtactaGTGCAGAGTAGTAGTACTGTAGTAGGccttaaaataaacccaaaacacAAGAGAGCACCACACAAATGTTTACAGCCTTTAAAGAACCCTTTTTGGTCAActtacaaacataaatttatgGAATCTATATAAGCAACATACCTGTATCTGATGGGAAATCATTAAACTGTCCCACTGTTGATTTGGGCTTTAGATTTTATGTATGGAACAGTATAATATTCTGAATTGTGGCAGAGCCTCCACCAGCATGGTAGATGGTTatttaaagacagagagaggctCACAGCATAAACCACAGGAACAGATGGGGTTAGTAGGTCAGCGTATGAGTTATGAGTTATGAGAATATGTTTGATTAGTTGGACATACCTGCCAGAAAGAGGACGAACAAAACCCCCCAGCACAGGCCGAGAACACAGCTCCTCATCTCGGAGCAGTTTAGTGATCTGCTGTCTGTGTTCTTGCTGGGAGAGTGTCGACCTCTCTCTGAC
This genomic interval from Astyanax mexicanus isolate ESR-SI-001 chromosome 1, AstMex3_surface, whole genome shotgun sequence contains the following:
- the chrnd gene encoding acetylcholine receptor subunit delta isoform X1, translating into MRSCVLGLCWGVLFVLFLAGCRGRNEEERLINHLFKERGYNKELRPVQNKDETVTIYLALTLSNLISLNEVDETLLTNVWMDHGWTDYRLEWNSSEFDDIDVLRLPPSMVWLPEIVLENNNDAQFQVAYYCNVLVYPSGFVYWLPPAIFRSSCSINVHYFPFDWQNCTLKFSSLTYNAKEISLHLKEEEEEPGKNYKVEWIIIDPEGFTENGEWEIIHRPARRNTYKSIPMDSNKHQDITFYLIIKRKPLFYIVNIIIPCVLISFMASLVYYLPADSGEKMTLSISVLLAQSVFLLLISQRLPETSMAVPLIVKYLMFIMVLVTVVVLNCVIVLNLHFRTPSTHVMTQWTKDFFLEKLPRWLHMSRPDESEPSWEGALPRRSSSVGYIAKAEEYYSVKSRSELMFEKQSERHGLTTRPTPTAAFKSGNDNEVNEQLYNEMKPAVEGANYIVKHMHNKNDYNEEKDNWSGIARTVDRLCFYIVTPIMTLGTICIFLMGIYNHPPPLPFEGDTFTYREADKRFV
- the chrnd gene encoding acetylcholine receptor subunit delta isoform X2, coding for MDHGWTDYRLEWNSSEFDDIDVLRLPPSMVWLPEIVLENNNDAQFQVAYYCNVLVYPSGFVYWLPPAIFRSSCSINVHYFPFDWQNCTLKFSSLTYNAKEISLHLKEEEEEPGKNYKVEWIIIDPEGFTENGEWEIIHRPARRNTYKSIPMDSNKHQDITFYLIIKRKPLFYIVNIIIPCVLISFMASLVYYLPADSGEKMTLSISVLLAQSVFLLLISQRLPETSMAVPLIVKYLMFIMVLVTVVVLNCVIVLNLHFRTPSTHVMTQWTKDFFLEKLPRWLHMSRPDESEPSWEGALPRRSSSVGYIAKAEEYYSVKSRSELMFEKQSERHGLTTRPTPTAAFKSGNDNEVNEQLYNEMKPAVEGANYIVKHMHNKNDYNEEKDNWSGIARTVDRLCFYIVTPIMTLGTICIFLMGIYNHPPPLPFEGDTFTYREADKRFV